The Malus domestica chromosome 13, GDT2T_hap1 genome includes a window with the following:
- the LOC103451836 gene encoding protein GAMETE CELL DEFECTIVE 1, mitochondrial-like, producing the protein MQALKRIARKTELHRLSSTIAKTQFISAANVRTFSSNSKKAGGDDDWNDAWETAWLPPDLSGNNSRAPWETDVNFSSPGSSIVLPSDADHDTKAFVEDMNENWNERRKPKEERKQNQQSESGSSLYSLESLKKDYRVKKQRIHAGLWMKEIEKQEEAKLADSNSIGGGDDIERLLDSCSDIFDSPNNDLGNSNAPSASDYKNKPDGWETTSKAQEGNIWEMTQREEDILLQEFERRIAYNKFQIASFIKTHIFSRRRPIDGWKYMIEELGPNARKGKGSVSRLPSLSDASTQPFKEEKTPMSSGSLSPYKER; encoded by the exons ATGCAAGCCCTTAAACGCATAGCAAGAAAGACCGAGCTCCACCGACTTTCGTCCACAATCGCTAAAACCCAATtcatttcagccgccaatgTCCGAACCTTCTCCTCCAACTCAAAGAAAGCGGGCGGCGACGACGACTGGAACGACGCATGGGAGACGGCGTGGCTCCCACCCGACCTCTCGGGAAATAACAGCAGAGCTCCATGGGAGACCGACGTCAATTTCTCGTCTCCCGGGTCGAGCATCGTGCTTCCGTCGGACGCCGACCACGACACGAAGGCGTTCGTGGAGGACATGAACGAGAATTGGAACGAGAGGCGGAAACCCAAAGAGGAAAGGAAGCAGAATCAGCAGAGCGAGAGTGGGTCGTCGCTTTATAGCCTGGAGAGCTTGAAGAAGGACTATCGGGTGAAGAAACAGAGGATTCACGCTGGGCTTTGGATGAAGGAGATTGAAAAGCAGGAGGAGGCTAAATTGGCCGACTCGAATTCGATTGGCGGTGGCGACGACATCGAGCGATTGCTCGATAGTTGCTCTGA CATTTTTGACTCCCCTAACAACGATTTGGGGAACTCTAATGCACCGAGTGCTTCTGACTACAAAAACAAACCTGATGGTTGGGAAACTACATCTAAGGCTCAGGAGGGAAATATATGGGAGATGACGCAGAGAGAAGAAGACATtcttcttcaagagtttgaGCGTCGGATTGCATACAATAAATTTCAG ATTGCTAGCTTTATCAAGACTCACATATTTAGCCGGAGGAGACCAATTGATGGGTGGAAATACATGATAGAGGAGTTAGGGCCGAATGCGAGGAAAGGGAAGGGTTCTGTTTCAAGGCTACCAAGTCTATCCGATGCATCAACCCAACCCTTCAAGGAGGAGAAGACTCCGATGAGCAGCGGCAGTCTTTCCCCATATAAGGAAAGGTAG
- the LOC103451835 gene encoding uncharacterized protein has translation MAIADHTPAKQQRDETLTPVDDSVRQATSKRQRDETLTLDEDSVDLKRQKPYTDILSVLDEEEVETSEDLSSLITSLQQEISSEPLNTFHGSETLAAESALEGYASSSGSSTPTSSNACFLKEDESERVLRRLLEASDDELGIPQREADGFDDEAGNGFKFNGLDGFTFGDGLWELEDEAANYYTLMQSELFM, from the coding sequence ATGGCTATTGCCGATCATACTCCGGCTAAACAGCAGAGGGATGAAACCCTAACCCCCGTTGACGACAGTGTTCGTCAAGCTACGTCTAAACGCCAAAGGGACGAAACACTAACCCTAGATGAGGATTCCGTTGATCTCAAGCGTCAGAAGCCCTACACCGACATACTCTCTGTCCTCGACGAAGAAGAAGTTGAAACTTCGGAGGACTTGTCCTCTCTAATCACATCCCTGCAGCAAGAAATCTCCTCTGAGCCTCTCAACACATTCCACGGCTCCGAAACCCTAGCTGCTGAGTCGGCTCTCGAAGGCTATGCCTCGTCCTCTGGCTCTTCCACTCCTACTTCTTCTAATGCATGCTTTTTGAAGGAGGATGAGAGCGAGAGGGTTTTGCGACGTCTTTTAGAAGCTTCCGATGACGAGCTCGGGATTCCGCAGAGGGAGGCTGACGGGTTCGATGACGAGGCGGGTAACGGGTTTAAATTCAATGGTCTGGATGGGTTTACTTTTGGTGATGGGTTGTGGGAGCTAGAGGACGAAGCTGCCAACTACTATACCTTGATGCAATCTGAACTGTTCATGTAG
- the LOC103451837 gene encoding pentatricopeptide repeat-containing protein At1g26900, mitochondrial → MTLIAKSSRLGQRLTLSPTHNSVFFQDLSLISLLPSCKTVSEISQIHGSMVKTGLDHLPFPSSKLLASSIQDIQYAAAIFNRIQNPNLFMFNTMLRAYSISDDPKHAFHIFNNLRAQNITLDQFSFVATIKACARESAIGTGRGIHGVVVRSGFGPFVNVKNTLLQFYCSSGKIEDARKVFDEFPQRNDLVSLNTLMGGYLHASKPHVVVDLFKQMCRIGFEATVTTVLNLLSAIGGLESHLGEECIHGYCIKIGFCSDLHVLTALIDAYAKKGEIDLGRRIFNGVSVKDVVLWNCLVDKHARCGMVEEAVALLRLMKLEGMKPNSSTLAGLLSVCAASGSVSVGSCIKDYVEDENLVLDAVLGTALVDMYAKCGFLDKALDIFESMESKDVKSWTAMISGYGVHGQAGNAIRLFDRMEEEGCQPNEVTFLAVLSACSHGGLVAEGVRCFEMMVCKYGFVPKVEHYGCMVDLLGRAGLLEEAHKLIESLPVKTDVTAWRALLSACRVYGYVALGESVQKVLLELNDDHPTNSMLLSGTYAIAGRLPDHITRRQEIEDENMAGEVKFRPVRIEDNLIKEAGLSSIEMDS, encoded by the coding sequence ATGACATTGATAGCCAAGTCGTCACGTCTGGGGCAAAGACTCACACTTTCGCCCACACACAACTCCGTCTTCTTCCAAGATCTCAGCCTCATTTCTCTTTTACCATCCTGCAAAACAGTCTCAGAAATCTCACAGATCCATGGGTCCATGGTCAAGACTGGTCTCGACCACCTTCCTTTTCCCTCCAGCAAGCTTCTCGCCTCTTCCATCCAAGACATCCAATACGCCGCCGCCATTTTCAACCgaatacaaaacccaaatctCTTCATGTTTAATACCATGCTCAGAGCCTACTCCATCAGCGATGATCCAAAGCATGCTTTTCATATCTTCAATAACCTGAGAGCTCAGAATATCACGCTGGACCAGTTCTCTTTCGTCGCGACGATCAAAGCCTGCGCTCGTGAATCGGCCATTGGGACCGGCCGAGGGATTCATGGGGTTGTTGTGAGGTCTGGGTTTGGACCGTTTGTCAATGTAAAGAATACCCTTTTGCAGTTTTATTGTAGTTCTGGGAAGATTGAAGATGCCCGGAAGGTGTTTGATGAATTTCCTCAAAGAAATGATTTGGTTTCGTTGAATACTTTGATGGGCGGGTATCTTCATGCGTCTAAGCCTCATGTGGTTGTGGATTTGTTCAAGCAAATGTGTAGAATCGGTTTTGAAGCTACTGTGACCACCGTTTTGAACCTTTTGTCTGCCATTGGTGGTTTAGAGAGTCACCTTGGAGAAGAGTGTATTCATGGCTATTGCATCAAGATTGGATTCTGTTCGGATTTACATGTTCTTACTGCTTTGATTGATGCGTACGCGAAGAAAGGGGAAATCGATTTAGGACGTCGGATTTTCAATGGAGTTTCTGTGAAGGATGTCGTGTTATGGAATTGTTTGGTTGATAAGCATGCAAGATGTGGCATGGTAGAAGAAGCAGTAGCCTTGTTAAGGCTGATGAAACTCGAAGGAATGAAACCGAATTCATCTACATTGGCCGGGTTGCTTTCAGTTTGTGCTGCTTCTGGGTCTGTAAGTGTAGGGAGTTGCATTAAGGATTATGTGGAAGACGAGAACTTGGTATTGGATGCGGTTCTCGGAACAGCTCTGGTTGATATGTATGCTAAATGTGGGTTTTTGGACAAGGCACTTGACATCTTTGAGAGCATGGAAAGCAAAGATGTGAAATCATGGACTGCCATGATTTCAGGTTATGGTGTTCATGGGCAGGCGGGTAATGCCATAAGGCTATTCGATAGGATGGAAGAAGAGGGCTGTCAACCTAATGAGGTCACTTTCTTAGCAGTTTTAAGTGCTTGCAGCCATGGAGGGCTGGTGGCAGAGGGAGTTAGGTGTTTCGAGATGATGGTTTGCAAGTATGGCTTTGTGCCGAAGGTGGAACACTATGGTTGTATGGTCGATCTTTTGGGTCGTGCCGGGTTGTTGGAGGAAGCACATAAACTAATTGAAAGCTTGCCCGTTAAGACTGATGTTACAGCATGGCGTGCACTGCTTTCGGCTTGCAGGGTTTATGGGTATGTTGCTCTCGGGGAATCTGTACAGAAAGTGCTACTGGAACTTAATGATGATCATCCGACCAATTCAATGCTATTATCAGGTACTTACGCGATTGCCGGAAGGTTGCCGGATCATATAACAAGAAGGCAGGAAATAGAAGATGAAAATATGGCGGGAGAAGTGAAATTTCGGCCAGTTCGAATAGAAGACAACCTGATAAAGGAAGCTGGACTGAGCTCAATTGAGATGGATAGTTAA